tttccttaaaaaataacTAACTAATATTCAAAATGCTTGCAGCTTAAAGCCGTAAAATGATTGCGCCAATTGGGGATAAGAGGCTATGCCGATCCCAGCTACCGCGAGTTTGGCTCTGCAGATTGTTGATATTTTCGTAGATAGTATGCGACAGGCACGAGAGGCTAGACGTATGCATGATCGTGTACCAGCCCGCAGGAGAATGAGGACGTCGTGGAGGACAAGGAGTACAGGCAGGCAGAAGAGGTGGTGGGAGACAAGTTCATCTGGTTGGTGGGCCTGATGATTAGCCTGGCGCTCCCGCTCTAGCTTCGGTTCCCGCTCCAGCTCGAGTTCCAGTACAACCGTTGACTTCAACACCCCCATTTGCAGATACATCGTATACTCTAGCACGCCTATTTACGGATAAACCTGAGTCTTTATATCAGCCGATCCAGAACAAATACTTCTTATACGTGATAATGTGGATTGGATTTCTTATCACGCAGCAGCAGAAGTTGGTGGGGGAGCTACATTATAATGATACTTTTGTCGACTTCGCTAATTTTCTAGCCGACACCAGTTAGtgtttaaaaattaaagtacTTCTTTTAAATATATGTACCATTTAATAcaaaaaagtatttattatttaataatttttcatattttagggtTCGTTGACATTACATATGTCGGAGCCACCCATGGAGGAGCCTGCTAAGGCTCCCGTCGAGGCACAAGTTAGATGTTTAataaaacttaattttattcaatgtAACTTGAATATTactttaacttaaaaaaatttaaaactaatttttaaGATTTATTTGTACTCGAACTGGACACCACTCCAGCTCCAGCCATTCAGGGTCCCGTTTCAGATCCTGCACTAGACCCCTCTCAGGAGCCCTTCGATACACAGGTTAGatttttaattaaagttaatttaTTCAATAGTAGTTAAAATTAATactaatttttatatgttttttcaAGTTCATCATTCGGCACCTGTGGTCCCATCTTCAGATAAGGTCGATGAGCCCAATGAGGACGACGATGTTAATGGCTGTGATCTTACTGATCCCAACAGATTGGCTCTAGTCATACCAAAAGACGACCACAagtatgttctggtcgggactCTAAAGAAGGGAAGGGGACTTCATGTAGTGGATGATCATGGCTTAGAGCGTCTTGTTATTAAGAggaagaggggggggggggtggggacGATGGCGCGGGAGGTGGGGATCGTATTAGCCTTAGGCCGTCTGTTATTCTAAAGCATcctacatgtgggacccattgACAATTGTGTATATGTAATTAAGTTGTATATTTTAAGTAAATATTATAGTTTTTCTGTAtctattaatgataaatattatcttagtctttattattcGTTTTTACTAACTTGTGTGATATCCTAAATTAATTGGGAAAGAAATCTCGACATATTTGAAACAGAACTAATGCATTAACTAAAAATAACGCTTAAACCTAATTATAAGAAGTTCAAAAAACGACTCGAGATTTttgtatccttgatgtgttgagcCTACAGTATTGTACACACAAAAAATGTCGAAATCTATAGAAAATATTGAGATTTCAAACTCTTGAGACATGATTAATCTTTGGCCAAAGTATAGAAAAGAGTGAAAATGGAAAAGATGAAGGAAGAGTAAGTGTGATATTTAGTACCCCCTTTAACGCAAGAAATACTTGCGTTAAATGAGTTTCGGATATAACGTCGTCCATTACGGTTAACTCCCGTAATGCAAGAAATTTTTTTGATACTTTTGtaactttttactttttttttttttttttttttttttttggggaatgtTGGTTGCTTTAGactttttttgggtcatttaggttTCTTCGCAAAATGTTATGTAGGATGGGTGTATTTACCGGATCAATTTAAACTAAATTATAGTAGTATCTAGATGTGCATTTCCAATAGTTGGGGTATCTAGTTGTCAATTAAGACCATACTGAGGAGTACTAAATCTgcctttaaaaaatttaatttgtttgtgAGTCAAAGTATGGAATCATCCAAGATTCGGGCAGTCTGAATCAGTTAATAGTACAACTCATTCCTGGCAGTCTCGTAATAATAAATAGAAATAGTTGTGACTTGTAATTGACCAAGCGCAAGGGAAGGCATGGCTGCTTCCAACTCGCATAGCCCTCGCACCGTTGAAGAGATCTTCAAAGACTTCTCCGCCCGTCACTCCGCCGTCCTCCGTGCCCTCACCAACGGTATACCGATACCTCTTTCCTTCTACTaatcattcttttttttaaaaaaaaaaaaaaaatttaattgattgatTCTGTCTCAGATGTGGAGGATTTTTACTCACAGTGCGATCCAGAGAGAGACAACTTGTGTTTGTATGGACATCCAAATGACTCTTGGGAAGTTGCTGTCCCTGCTGAGGAAGTTCCCCCTGAGTTACCCGAACCGGTTTTAGGTATCAATTTTGCAAGGGATGGGATGGAGCGAAGAGATTGGTTGTCTTTGGTTGCTATGCACACTGATTCTTGGCTCCTCTCTGTCGCTTTCTACTTTGGTGCTCGCCTTAACAGAAACGAAAGGTATCATCGAAACAaccccacatttttttttcggTCTGATTCAATTCTAGTAGTcgaaggggagccttggcgtTACTGCTAAAGTTGCTTCCGGATTCGAGCCTTGGAAatagcctcttgcagaaatgtgCGTACAATAGAGCCCTTGTGGTCTAGCCCTTCCttggaccccgcgcatagcgggaacTTAGTGCACTAGGCTGCCTTTTTCGATTCTAGTAGTCGTAGTAGAAATCCTTcgattaatatgtataaatgattaaTTAAGAACCTagtaaaatgtttttttattttatagaatCCAGAATCCATAAACTCAAAATCGTAGCTCAACCACTGTATGTTACTAAATGAAAGcaagaaggaaagataaaaatatataGGGGAGCTGGTTGACTGTTGGCCCCTAAAAAGACATTTTCTTGTTGGTTAAATGTGTAACCGAGCCGTTAAGAACCGCTAACCGATTAACGGATAATCGATAACAAATATCTTATCGGTTCAGTTAACGGTTTAGCATGTTTACAAACCGATAACCGTTAGCCAAACCGATAACATataaaatcgaaccgaaccaaCTGATTACCAACCCTACTCTAGTTGTACTTGGGAACTTGTTCCTTACCTCCAAGTAAATCTACTATTGGTTAACGGTGGATTTATGCAATTAAACTTGGGTCGGATTATAAAAATTGATCAACTTAAGGCACGTAGTTCCCAAAGGTTATACTccaagaacttttttttttttttatccatggCTCTGTTCGCCATTGAACTCTTATCAATTGGACATCAATAACTTTTCTCCACAGTGATCTTAAGTATGAAGTTTTTATGGAGCAATCACCTATTGTTGTTGCTCAAGAGAAGTCTTGTTGTCTTGTGTGCTTGCTGCATTTGCTCTGTATGGTTTGAAACAGTATCATCGAGCATGATTTGGTAAGTTCAGCACGATTATTCAAGAGTTTGATCAGTATCTATTCTATCGACATTCTGCACcaaa
This portion of the Lycium ferocissimum isolate CSIRO_LF1 chromosome 1, AGI_CSIRO_Lferr_CH_V1, whole genome shotgun sequence genome encodes:
- the LOC132054228 gene encoding PHD finger protein ALFIN-LIKE 2-like isoform X2 produces the protein MAASNSHSPRTVEEIFKDFSARHSAVLRALTNDVEDFYSQCDPERDNLCLYGHPNDSWEVAVPAEEVPPELPEPVLGINFARDGMERRDWLSLVAMHTDSWLLSVAFYFGARLNRNERSRMFTLINDLPTVFEVVTGRKPLKDKPSVDSGKKTKNNAKFGYVLTCREKNKLKQIKGYMRRVMMRMKGRKKSTKKLYVEVVEQMATKTSSGLAVIYVKGGIMASA